A stretch of Paenibacillus mucilaginosus 3016 DNA encodes these proteins:
- the thiI gene encoding tRNA uracil 4-sulfurtransferase ThiI, protein MIQWQKVILKLGELVLKGRNRHRFEKTVYEQVKRVLAPWPGITYRREFGRIVLTLGTVPYEDIRPRLAKVLGLGSFSPAVTCGLSLEEVQEASLQVMAALGDTPRTFKVNVRRVNKQFPHDSQEMNRLVGGPILRAYPSLRVDVHRPDAELRIELREEEVLIYCVSDEGAGGFPLGSNGRAMLMLSGGIDSPVAGFLALRQGLRVEAVHFHSYPFTSEKSQEKVKDLARKLCPYAGPVKLHMVPFTSVQTRIHEAYRDNLLITILRRTMLRITERLAELHGAGAIVTGESLGQVASQTLSSMNAIGRVVELPMIRPLVCMEKAEIIRIAERIDTYETSILPYEDCCTLFLPPSPSTNPNLKVIQSIERNLVWLEEEIDKAVGATETILITEEDAEQDRYSSLF, encoded by the coding sequence ATGATACAGTGGCAGAAAGTCATATTGAAGCTTGGCGAACTGGTGCTTAAGGGGCGCAACCGGCACCGCTTCGAGAAAACGGTGTACGAGCAGGTCAAAAGGGTGCTGGCCCCGTGGCCGGGCATCACTTACCGCAGGGAATTCGGGCGGATTGTGCTTACCCTCGGCACCGTTCCGTATGAAGACATCCGGCCGCGTCTGGCCAAGGTGCTGGGGCTCGGTTCATTCTCCCCGGCGGTGACCTGCGGTCTGAGCCTCGAGGAAGTGCAGGAAGCCTCGCTGCAGGTGATGGCTGCGCTTGGCGATACGCCGCGTACCTTCAAGGTGAATGTCCGCCGGGTGAACAAGCAGTTCCCGCACGATTCCCAGGAGATGAACCGGCTGGTCGGAGGTCCGATTCTGCGGGCGTACCCCAGCCTGCGTGTGGACGTGCATCGTCCGGATGCGGAGCTGCGGATCGAGCTGCGTGAAGAGGAAGTTCTGATCTACTGTGTCTCCGACGAGGGGGCAGGCGGATTCCCGCTCGGCTCCAACGGCCGGGCCATGCTGATGCTCTCGGGAGGGATCGATTCCCCCGTGGCCGGGTTCCTCGCGCTGCGGCAGGGGCTGAGGGTCGAAGCCGTGCATTTTCACAGCTATCCGTTCACGAGCGAGAAGTCACAGGAGAAGGTAAAGGACCTCGCCCGCAAGCTGTGCCCTTATGCCGGGCCGGTAAAGCTGCACATGGTTCCTTTCACCAGCGTGCAGACCCGCATTCATGAAGCGTACCGTGACAATCTGCTCATTACGATACTCCGGCGCACGATGCTCCGGATTACGGAGAGGCTCGCGGAGCTTCACGGCGCCGGTGCCATTGTCACGGGCGAGAGCCTCGGGCAGGTCGCCAGCCAGACGCTGTCTTCAATGAATGCCATCGGGCGAGTGGTGGAGCTTCCGATGATCCGGCCGCTGGTCTGCATGGAGAAGGCGGAGATCATCCGGATTGCGGAGCGGATCGATACGTACGAAACCTCCATCCTGCCTTATGAAGACTGCTGCACGCTCTTCCTGCCGCCGAGCCCGAGCACGAACCCGAATCTGAAAGTGATTCAGAGCATCGAGCGGAATCTGGTCTGGTTGGAAGAAGAGATCGACAAAGCGGTGGGCGCGACCGAAACCATCCTGATTACCGAAGAAGACGCCGAGCAGGACCGCTACTCATCCTTATTCTAA
- a CDS encoding cysteine desulfurase family protein — protein MIYMDYAATTPMDEEVIGAMTQVMRSHYGNPSSLHRVGVEAEKLVQRSRETIAAAVGVLSSEIRFTSGGTESNNLAILGAARRYRSRGAHLITTQVEHASVYEAFRLLEGEGFRVTYLGVDETGAVRLDELEAALTEDTILVSVMAVNNEMGRIQPIEEIGRLLKSRPRTLFHVDAVQAVGKLPLQPKGWGIDLLSAAAHKLHGPKGTGFLYCREGVELQPLLAGGGQEDGLRPGTENVPALVGMAKAVRLAVERQEAFAAHTSSLRRKLVERIGTLEALRYNGSRQSGEMAPHIVHFSYPGMKSEVLVYALEQQGVCVSARSACSSGTERPSRVLEAMGAPYAAAVSGVRLSFSLRETAEDIERVCEALTRVARELGSVTAEPQKGRRS, from the coding sequence CTGATCTATATGGATTATGCGGCGACGACGCCCATGGACGAGGAAGTCATCGGGGCCATGACGCAGGTCATGCGCTCCCATTACGGCAATCCCTCATCGCTGCACCGGGTCGGGGTGGAGGCCGAGAAGCTCGTCCAGCGCTCCCGGGAGACCATCGCCGCCGCGGTGGGCGTACTCTCCTCGGAGATCCGGTTCACCTCCGGGGGGACGGAGAGCAATAACCTGGCGATCCTGGGCGCTGCGCGCCGCTACCGCAGCCGCGGAGCGCACCTGATCACAACGCAGGTGGAGCACGCTTCCGTCTACGAAGCCTTCCGTCTGCTCGAGGGGGAAGGCTTCCGCGTGACCTACCTGGGCGTGGATGAGACCGGAGCTGTCCGCTTGGACGAACTCGAAGCGGCCCTCACGGAGGACACGATTCTCGTCAGCGTCATGGCCGTGAACAATGAGATGGGGCGCATCCAGCCGATCGAGGAGATCGGACGGCTGCTGAAGTCCCGTCCCCGGACGCTCTTTCACGTGGATGCGGTCCAGGCGGTAGGCAAGCTGCCCCTGCAGCCGAAGGGATGGGGCATCGATCTGCTTTCGGCCGCGGCGCACAAGCTTCACGGACCGAAGGGCACCGGCTTTCTCTACTGCCGAGAGGGCGTGGAGCTGCAGCCGCTGCTGGCCGGCGGCGGGCAGGAGGACGGGCTGCGGCCGGGTACGGAGAACGTGCCCGCGCTGGTCGGCATGGCGAAGGCCGTGCGCCTGGCGGTGGAGCGGCAGGAAGCCTTCGCGGCCCATACTTCATCGCTTCGGCGGAAGCTGGTGGAGCGCATCGGTACCCTAGAGGCCCTGCGCTATAACGGCTCGCGCCAAAGCGGGGAGATGGCGCCGCATATCGTACATTTTTCATATCCCGGTATGAAATCGGAAGTTCTCGTATATGCTTTAGAACAGCAAGGAGTCTGCGTGTCCGCGCGTTCCGCCTGCTCGTCCGGCACGGAACGGCCGAGCCGGGTGCTGGAAGCCATGGGGGCCCCTTATGCGGCGGCGGTCAGCGGTGTCCGGCTCAGCTTCTCCCTGAGGGAGACGGCCGAGGATATCGAACGGGTGTGCGAGGCCCTCACGAGGGTGGCGCGCGAGCTGGGCAGCGTGACGGCGGAACCGCAGAAGGGAAGAAGATCATGA
- a CDS encoding lytic transglycosylase domain-containing protein yields MSINSVPAMDPRTIKELLQLQILAKSSLLSGGSGASTADDGEFSELLNQLMAMQENAAPSTDKGAASIKPALIPAGISSAPAVEGQAVRSESKGSKPTSYDAMIEAAGRKFGVDTSLIKGVIQAESSFNPNAQSHAGAKGLMQLMDATAQGLGVCNSFDPEQNIEGGTKYLANLLEKYDGNTGMALAAYNGGPARLKRLGIQSDQELMEKLHLFPKETQGYVRKVLQFKEGFEV; encoded by the coding sequence ATGAGCATAAATTCCGTACCTGCAATGGATCCCCGGACAATCAAAGAACTGCTTCAGCTGCAGATCCTGGCCAAGTCCAGTCTTCTCAGCGGCGGCAGCGGTGCATCCACTGCGGATGATGGAGAGTTCTCGGAACTGCTGAACCAGCTGATGGCGATGCAGGAGAATGCGGCTCCGTCCACGGACAAAGGCGCAGCATCGATCAAGCCTGCACTCATTCCGGCGGGCATCTCATCTGCTCCGGCGGTTGAGGGACAAGCGGTGCGTTCCGAGTCCAAGGGGAGCAAACCGACGTCCTATGATGCAATGATCGAGGCAGCAGGACGCAAGTTCGGTGTGGACACGAGCCTGATCAAGGGAGTCATTCAAGCCGAGTCCTCGTTCAACCCCAATGCGCAGTCGCATGCAGGGGCCAAGGGACTTATGCAGCTGATGGATGCGACAGCCCAAGGACTGGGCGTTTGCAATTCGTTCGATCCCGAACAGAACATCGAGGGCGGCACGAAGTATCTGGCCAACCTGCTTGAGAAGTATGACGGCAACACCGGCATGGCGCTGGCCGCTTACAACGGAGGGCCCGCACGCCTCAAGCGCCTGGGTATCCAGAGCGATCAGGAGCTGATGGAGAAGCTGCATCTGTTCCCGAAGGAAACGCAGGGCTATGTGCGCAAAGTGCTTCAGTTCAAAGAAGGATTCGAGGTTTAA
- a CDS encoding DUF1540 domain-containing protein, with the protein MPNVKCSVSNCKFWDEGNNCGANSIMIEVDQHANLAYDTEFGLDFEDHKDKAASERSTCCHTFEQKE; encoded by the coding sequence ATGCCAAATGTCAAGTGCAGCGTGTCCAACTGTAAGTTCTGGGACGAAGGCAACAACTGCGGCGCGAACTCCATCATGATCGAAGTCGATCAGCATGCCAATCTGGCTTATGATACGGAGTTCGGACTCGACTTCGAGGACCACAAAGACAAGGCTGCCAGTGAGCGCAGCACCTGCTGTCACACGTTCGAACAGAAGGAGTAG
- a CDS encoding YpuI family protein, translating to MAVFQVKTLCETTRNQLSGAIAKMEEFLNGHSLADLNTDNDEAMDEFYKGYLADTRHLLVFSDVAYEKLGVALRRPNFNVEYAEKVLYEVYHSSVNAFFYPKHECYSEDGRYAYTGQDAIRFRKKPVRAVRDLTIELSKVFEVLRDDLAYYETDYITQKRMQGDKV from the coding sequence ATGGCAGTATTCCAAGTAAAAACACTCTGTGAAACGACAAGAAACCAGCTCAGCGGAGCCATCGCCAAGATGGAGGAGTTCCTCAACGGCCACTCGCTTGCTGATCTGAATACGGATAACGATGAGGCCATGGACGAATTCTACAAAGGTTACCTGGCAGATACGAGACATCTGCTCGTCTTCTCCGATGTGGCTTACGAGAAGCTTGGAGTGGCCCTCCGCCGTCCGAATTTCAATGTGGAATATGCCGAAAAGGTGCTCTACGAAGTGTACCACAGCAGCGTAAATGCCTTCTTCTATCCGAAGCACGAGTGCTACTCGGAGGACGGCCGCTATGCTTATACAGGCCAGGATGCGATCCGCTTCCGCAAGAAGCCGGTGCGCGCCGTACGCGACCTGACGATCGAGCTTTCCAAAGTATTCGAAGTGCTGCGTGACGATCTGGCCTACTACGAGACGGACTATATCACCCAGAAGCGGATGCAGGGCGACAAGGTATAA
- a CDS encoding S8 family peptidase — MWKHAMTLMLIVVGVALLFPRGEEKAKVTPPEEITPAAEMRMKQATLNSDMALTDELCRTQCSMELRRIAQGAKARSGEDNRSMLQTLRKEHPHMELLLVTRRGEGMDRVAAAAGSLKPDVRTAAAAHVAKAKIAVDSGRSYQSPPVKADGGTYLIVGEPEAGGSAGVIGVVRQHILQQVADHQRKNLRIETYPSDGHYKIESVDARTLQDVKVDHPEDNEGTSHYHKNQVVVRFKQVPSETDFEKMKQEIGGGTVQKLGYTYVFESSKMEAKQLMDYFKKWNVAYSEPHFLYLTNQDAAVEPAADPTAVLTPNDSLYRRYQYNLPEIATEAGWNVSKGSSDVIVAVVDTGVDLDHPDLKDQLVSGINIVDPNSKPYDDVGHGTHVAGVIGALTNNNLGVAGMSWYNRIMPIKVLDQTGAGSTYAVAQGIIWATDHGAKVINMSLGNYADAEFLHDAIRYAFDRDVVLVAASGNDNTERPGFPAAYPEVLGVAAVDANKAKATFSNYGDYISVTAPGVSIASTYPQNQYAALSGTSMASPHAAALAGLIRSVNPALKNTEVMDIMKSTSGDLGTPGHDRYYGHGLIDVAAALRAAAAAGAGTGRDAAGGAGTAAGPETGGGGTAAESASPAADAGMTQEEWEEWVRQMFQ; from the coding sequence ATGTGGAAACACGCAATGACTTTGATGCTCATCGTGGTCGGCGTCGCCCTCCTCTTCCCGAGGGGAGAAGAGAAGGCGAAGGTTACGCCGCCCGAAGAAATCACGCCGGCGGCGGAGATGCGCATGAAGCAGGCCACGCTGAACAGCGATATGGCCCTGACCGACGAGCTCTGCCGGACGCAGTGCAGCATGGAGCTGCGCCGCATCGCCCAGGGTGCCAAGGCCCGCTCCGGCGAGGATAACCGCTCGATGCTGCAGACGCTTCGCAAGGAGCATCCGCATATGGAGCTGCTGCTAGTCACCCGCCGGGGCGAGGGCATGGACCGGGTGGCTGCGGCCGCCGGCAGCCTGAAGCCGGACGTGCGCACCGCTGCGGCAGCTCATGTCGCCAAGGCGAAAATCGCGGTCGACAGCGGCCGCTCGTACCAGTCTCCTCCGGTGAAGGCCGACGGCGGTACGTACCTGATCGTCGGGGAACCGGAAGCCGGAGGATCCGCCGGGGTCATCGGCGTGGTACGCCAGCATATCCTGCAGCAGGTGGCCGACCACCAGAGGAAAAATCTGCGGATCGAGACGTACCCGAGCGACGGCCATTACAAGATCGAATCCGTCGACGCCCGTACGCTTCAGGATGTCAAGGTGGACCATCCCGAGGATAACGAAGGGACGAGCCACTACCACAAGAATCAGGTGGTCGTCCGGTTCAAGCAGGTGCCTAGCGAGACCGATTTCGAGAAGATGAAGCAGGAGATCGGCGGCGGCACGGTCCAGAAGCTCGGCTACACGTACGTGTTCGAATCCTCGAAGATGGAAGCCAAGCAGCTCATGGATTATTTCAAAAAGTGGAATGTCGCTTACTCCGAGCCTCATTTCCTCTACCTGACGAACCAGGACGCCGCGGTGGAGCCCGCAGCGGATCCCACCGCCGTGCTTACGCCGAATGATTCGCTGTACCGCCGATACCAGTACAACCTGCCGGAGATCGCGACGGAAGCCGGCTGGAACGTATCCAAGGGTTCGTCGGATGTCATTGTGGCCGTCGTCGACACCGGCGTGGATCTCGACCATCCGGACCTGAAGGACCAGCTCGTCAGCGGCATTAACATCGTGGACCCGAACAGCAAGCCGTATGACGATGTCGGCCACGGCACCCATGTCGCCGGCGTGATCGGGGCCCTGACCAACAATAATCTCGGCGTGGCGGGCATGAGCTGGTATAACCGGATCATGCCGATCAAGGTACTCGACCAGACGGGAGCCGGCAGCACCTATGCCGTGGCGCAGGGCATCATCTGGGCGACGGACCACGGCGCGAAGGTCATCAACATGAGCCTCGGCAACTATGCCGATGCCGAATTCCTTCACGATGCGATCCGCTACGCGTTCGATCGTGACGTCGTCCTTGTCGCGGCCAGCGGCAACGACAATACGGAGCGCCCCGGCTTCCCGGCCGCTTATCCCGAAGTGCTCGGCGTAGCCGCCGTGGACGCCAACAAAGCGAAGGCGACGTTCTCGAACTACGGGGACTATATCAGCGTAACCGCGCCTGGCGTCAGCATAGCGAGCACCTACCCGCAGAACCAATATGCCGCCTTGTCCGGTACGTCGATGGCCAGCCCTCATGCCGCGGCCCTGGCCGGTTTGATCCGGTCCGTGAACCCGGCGCTGAAGAACACGGAAGTGATGGACATTATGAAAAGCACGAGCGGCGACCTCGGCACGCCCGGGCATGACCGCTACTACGGCCACGGCCTGATCGACGTGGCGGCCGCTCTCCGGGCGGCTGCCGCCGCAGGAGCCGGAACAGGCCGAGACGCCGCCGGCGGTGCAGGGACGGCCGCAGGTCCGGAAACCGGCGGCGGAGGCACGGCGGCCGAATCCGCCTCCCCGGCCGCCGATGCCGGCATGACCCAGGAAGAATGGGAAGAGTGGGTCCGCCAGATGTTCCAGTAG
- a CDS encoding Nif3-like dinuclear metal center hexameric protein encodes MYAKGQAVIALMEELAPKSYAVAEDKIGLQIGTLQKEIRKVLVALDVTDEVVEEAIREDANLIIAHHAVIFRPLPHIQTDTPAGRLYEKLIKHDIAVYISHTNLDVADGGINDMMAEAIGLTVTEPLDEVHTDKLKKLVVFVPKEAAERVREAMFSAGAGGIGNYSHCSFNIDGTGTFLPGEGTDPYIGSKGRLEEVSEVRIETILPQSVERKVVQAMLKAHPYEEVAYDLYSLDLKTRTFGLGRAGRLPKPVTLQELCEKVKEAFEVPMLRVVGDPDKVIRKAAVLGGSGARYVRHAQFAGADVLVTGDIDYHTAHDALAAGMAIIDPGHNVEKIMKQGVASYLERKLAERKWATAVAASQINTEPFRFV; translated from the coding sequence ATGTACGCCAAAGGACAAGCCGTCATCGCATTGATGGAGGAGCTCGCTCCGAAGTCTTACGCCGTGGCCGAGGACAAGATCGGTCTTCAGATCGGAACGCTGCAGAAGGAAATCCGCAAGGTGCTCGTCGCGCTCGATGTTACCGACGAGGTCGTCGAGGAGGCGATCCGCGAGGACGCCAACCTGATCATCGCGCACCATGCGGTCATCTTCCGCCCGCTGCCGCATATTCAGACCGACACGCCGGCAGGGCGGCTGTACGAGAAGCTCATCAAGCATGACATTGCCGTCTATATCTCGCATACGAACCTGGACGTGGCGGACGGCGGCATCAACGATATGATGGCCGAGGCGATCGGTCTCACCGTAACGGAGCCGCTTGATGAAGTACATACGGATAAGCTGAAGAAGCTGGTCGTGTTCGTGCCGAAAGAGGCGGCGGAGAGGGTGCGCGAGGCGATGTTCTCCGCAGGGGCCGGCGGCATCGGCAATTACAGCCACTGCTCCTTCAACATTGACGGAACGGGAACGTTCCTTCCGGGCGAAGGGACCGACCCTTATATCGGCAGCAAGGGCAGGCTGGAAGAGGTCAGTGAGGTGCGCATCGAGACGATTCTGCCCCAGAGCGTGGAGCGCAAGGTCGTTCAGGCGATGCTGAAGGCGCACCCGTACGAGGAAGTCGCTTACGATCTGTATTCGCTCGATCTCAAGACCCGCACCTTCGGGCTGGGCCGGGCCGGCAGGCTGCCGAAGCCGGTGACGCTGCAGGAGCTGTGCGAGAAGGTCAAGGAAGCGTTCGAAGTGCCGATGCTGCGCGTCGTGGGAGATCCGGACAAGGTGATCCGCAAGGCGGCCGTACTTGGCGGCTCCGGTGCCCGTTACGTGCGCCATGCGCAGTTTGCGGGAGCCGATGTGCTTGTGACCGGGGATATCGACTATCATACGGCGCACGATGCGCTGGCGGCCGGCATGGCGATCATCGACCCGGGCCACAATGTGGAGAAAATCATGAAGCAGGGCGTAGCCTCCTATCTGGAGCGAAAGCTGGCTGAGCGCAAGTGGGCGACGGCCGTAGCCGCTTCACAGATCAATACGGAGCCGTTCCGGTTCGTCTAG
- a CDS encoding tRNA (adenine(22)-N(1))-methyltransferase gives MIRLSQRLQTIAKEVPAGSRLADIGSDHALLPSFLAQQGIITGGVAGEVNEGPRDAAVRQVRAAGLSKKIDVRLGDGLAVLEPGEVDVVTIAGMGGVLIASILEEGKAKLMGVGRLILQPNVGEPAVRQWLLDNGWVLIREQILEEDGKRYEVLTAVTAEQADRTNEDVYRPQELRPGLTADRELLLKLGPYLIREASPVWHDKWRDEVKKLEMIHARLGQSELEASREKQAEIRREIEGIEEVLAACTPKDKPSSH, from the coding sequence ATGATACGTTTATCGCAAAGGCTTCAAACCATAGCAAAGGAGGTCCCAGCAGGCAGCCGGCTAGCCGATATCGGCTCCGACCATGCGCTGCTGCCCTCCTTTTTGGCGCAGCAGGGGATCATCACCGGCGGAGTGGCCGGTGAAGTGAATGAAGGCCCGCGCGACGCCGCGGTGCGGCAGGTGCGTGCGGCCGGACTGAGCAAGAAGATCGACGTCCGGCTGGGCGACGGGCTGGCCGTGCTCGAACCCGGCGAGGTGGATGTCGTAACGATCGCCGGCATGGGCGGCGTGCTTATCGCCTCCATCCTCGAAGAGGGAAAGGCGAAGCTTATGGGCGTCGGGCGGCTGATCCTGCAGCCGAACGTCGGCGAGCCGGCGGTACGCCAGTGGCTGCTGGACAACGGCTGGGTCCTGATCCGGGAGCAGATCCTGGAGGAGGACGGCAAGCGGTATGAAGTGCTGACGGCCGTGACAGCGGAGCAGGCGGACCGGACGAATGAGGACGTCTACCGTCCGCAGGAGCTGAGGCCCGGACTGACCGCAGACCGCGAGCTGCTCCTGAAGCTGGGGCCGTATTTGATCCGGGAAGCTTCGCCCGTGTGGCACGACAAGTGGAGGGACGAAGTGAAGAAGCTCGAGATGATCCACGCCCGTCTCGGACAGTCGGAGCTGGAGGCATCGAGAGAGAAGCAGGCGGAGATCCGCCGCGAGATCGAAGGAATCGAGGAGGTGCTTGCAGCATGTACGCCAAAGGACAAGCCGTCATCGCATTGA
- the rpoD gene encoding RNA polymerase sigma factor RpoD, protein MANDQRTELETELTLDQVKDQLIEQGKKRSAITYKEIMEKLAPFDQDPDQIDEFFEQLQEMGIDVGNETDEDQEMSPLDRDRDRDGDHDEFHFDDDLSLPPGIKINDPVRMYLKEIGRVPLLSAEDEVDLAKRIELGDEEAKRRLAEANLRLVVSIAKRYVGRGMLFLDLIQEGNMGLIKAVEKFDHTKGYKFSTYATWWIRQAITRAIADQARTIRIPVHMVETINKLIRVSRQLLQELGREPTPEEIAKEMDLSTDKVREIMKIAQEPVSLETPIGEEDDSHLGDFIEDQEALAPADAAAYELLKEQLEDVLDTLTEREENVLRLRFGLDDGRTRTLEEVGKVFGVTRERIRQIEAKALRKLRHPSRSKRLKDFLE, encoded by the coding sequence ATGGCAAACGATCAACGGACGGAACTAGAGACAGAGCTTACGCTCGACCAGGTGAAAGATCAGCTGATTGAGCAGGGCAAGAAACGCTCCGCCATTACGTACAAGGAAATCATGGAGAAGCTGGCCCCGTTTGACCAGGACCCGGACCAGATAGACGAGTTCTTCGAACAGCTCCAGGAGATGGGCATTGACGTAGGGAACGAAACGGACGAAGACCAAGAGATGAGTCCGCTCGATAGGGATAGGGACCGCGATGGCGATCACGACGAATTTCATTTCGACGACGATTTGTCGCTTCCGCCGGGCATCAAGATCAATGATCCGGTGCGGATGTATCTGAAAGAAATCGGACGAGTGCCGCTCTTGTCGGCCGAAGACGAGGTCGATCTTGCGAAGCGGATCGAGCTTGGGGATGAAGAGGCAAAACGCCGGCTGGCCGAAGCGAACCTGCGTCTGGTTGTAAGTATCGCGAAGCGCTATGTGGGCCGAGGCATGCTGTTCCTCGATCTGATCCAGGAAGGCAACATGGGTCTGATCAAGGCGGTCGAGAAGTTCGACCATACCAAAGGCTACAAGTTCAGTACGTATGCCACCTGGTGGATTCGCCAGGCGATTACCCGTGCCATTGCAGACCAGGCGAGAACGATCCGGATCCCGGTACATATGGTGGAAACCATCAACAAGCTGATCCGGGTATCCCGTCAACTGCTGCAGGAGCTCGGGCGCGAACCGACGCCGGAAGAAATTGCCAAAGAGATGGATCTCAGTACGGATAAAGTGCGGGAGATCATGAAGATTGCGCAGGAGCCGGTCTCGCTCGAAACCCCGATCGGGGAAGAAGACGACTCCCATCTGGGTGATTTCATCGAGGACCAGGAAGCACTCGCACCGGCGGACGCGGCGGCTTATGAGCTGCTGAAGGAACAACTGGAGGATGTGCTGGATACGCTGACCGAGAGGGAAGAGAACGTGCTGCGTCTGCGGTTCGGACTGGATGACGGCCGTACACGCACCCTGGAGGAAGTGGGCAAGGTCTTCGGCGTCACCCGTGAACGGATCCGCCAGATCGAAGCCAAGGCGCTCCGCAAGCTGCGCCACCCAAGCCGAAGCAAGCGGCTTAAAGATTTTCTGGAATAG
- the dnaG gene encoding DNA primase, protein MSNGRFPQEVIDTVLKAHDIVEVVGRHVHLTKQGHYLKGLCPFHSEKSPSFTVTPEKQIYHCFGCGAGGNAIRFISEVEGLSFGQAVRKLAEEAHLQLGPDSPGGGGSEPRENPERRKLIEAHELAAKLYQYILHNTEQGRPAKEYLHSRGISDKLMETFGIGFIPNSWDTLTKLLDRKGFPLDLMERGGLLTEREGGGYYDKFRDRVIFPIQDWKGQVIAFGGRAMGDVQPKYLNSPESLLFHKSRTLYNLHAARPQVRKQQELVLFEGYMDVIRAWDAGVHNGVATMGTALTAEHAEAIRRLADRVIIAYDGDHAGQSAAFKSIPLLEKAGCEVKVAMLPGGLDPDEYIRDNGSERFVREVLGTAVPSFKYKLLYPRRNFKLQEDAGRLKYITESLKLIAELPSPIEREHYVKDLISEFHYSYDTAMQTVNEHRMKAEKKRDSGDNKDVPWNNGMNEGRPRAQAPSMVPAYQYAERQLLAVMMQDREIAAYVERELGDGFNMEAHAALAAYLYAYYAEGAEPNVSTFIGMLQDDKLESLASSLSLGDNRSGINDTVIDDYIRQIRRFPLLQALERKREEVKVAERSGDITKALQLGSEIISLEKQLKSS, encoded by the coding sequence ATGAGTAACGGACGCTTTCCCCAGGAAGTCATCGATACCGTGCTCAAGGCGCATGACATTGTCGAAGTGGTCGGACGGCACGTGCATTTGACCAAACAGGGGCATTACCTCAAAGGGCTGTGTCCTTTTCATTCCGAGAAGAGCCCCTCTTTCACCGTCACGCCGGAGAAACAGATCTACCACTGCTTCGGCTGTGGTGCGGGAGGCAACGCCATCCGGTTCATCTCCGAGGTCGAGGGCTTGTCCTTCGGCCAGGCCGTACGCAAGCTCGCCGAGGAAGCGCATCTGCAGCTCGGTCCCGATTCGCCGGGCGGAGGCGGCTCCGAGCCCCGGGAGAATCCCGAGCGGAGGAAGCTGATCGAAGCGCACGAACTCGCGGCGAAGCTGTACCAGTATATCCTCCATAACACGGAGCAGGGCCGGCCGGCCAAGGAATACCTGCACTCCCGCGGCATCAGTGACAAGCTCATGGAGACGTTCGGCATCGGGTTCATCCCGAACTCCTGGGACACGCTGACAAAACTGCTCGACCGCAAAGGGTTTCCGCTCGATCTCATGGAACGCGGCGGACTGCTTACGGAGCGGGAGGGAGGCGGTTATTACGACAAGTTCCGCGACCGCGTCATCTTCCCCATCCAGGATTGGAAGGGGCAGGTCATCGCCTTCGGCGGAAGGGCCATGGGCGACGTGCAGCCCAAGTACCTGAATTCGCCGGAGAGTCTCTTGTTCCACAAGAGCCGGACGCTGTACAATCTGCATGCCGCAAGGCCGCAGGTCCGCAAGCAGCAGGAGCTGGTGCTCTTCGAAGGCTACATGGATGTCATCCGCGCATGGGATGCCGGAGTGCACAACGGTGTGGCGACGATGGGAACGGCACTGACCGCTGAGCATGCCGAAGCCATACGGCGGTTGGCCGACCGGGTCATCATCGCCTATGACGGCGATCATGCAGGCCAGTCGGCGGCATTCAAAAGCATTCCCCTCTTGGAGAAAGCGGGCTGTGAGGTTAAGGTCGCCATGCTGCCGGGGGGGCTCGATCCCGATGAATACATACGGGACAACGGTTCTGAACGATTCGTACGTGAAGTGCTCGGCACGGCCGTACCGTCGTTTAAATATAAACTTCTTTATCCCAGACGCAATTTCAAGCTGCAGGAGGATGCGGGCAGGCTCAAATACATCACGGAAAGTCTCAAACTAATAGCCGAACTGCCCTCGCCGATTGAACGGGAGCATTATGTCAAGGATCTGATATCCGAATTTCATTACTCCTATGATACCGCCATGCAGACGGTGAACGAGCACCGGATGAAAGCGGAAAAAAAGAGAGATTCCGGGGATAATAAAGACGTTCCGTGGAATAATGGTATGAATGAAGGAAGGCCCCGTGCACAGGCTCCGTCTATGGTTCCCGCCTATCAATATGCCGAACGGCAGCTCCTTGCCGTGATGATGCAGGACCGTGAGATTGCCGCTTATGTGGAGCGAGAGCTGGGGGACGGGTTCAATATGGAGGCTCATGCGGCCCTGGCCGCCTACTTGTACGCCTACTATGCCGAAGGGGCGGAACCGAACGTAAGTACGTTCATCGGCATGCTGCAGGATGACAAGCTGGAGAGCCTGGCCAGTTCCTTATCGCTTGGCGACAACCGCAGCGGAATCAATGATACCGTTATCGACGATTATATCCGGCAGATTCGAAGATTTCCTTTGCTGCAGGCGCTTGAGCGGAAGAGAGAAGAAGTGAAAGTAGCAGAACGTTCAGGGGATATCACCAAGGCCCTGCAATTAGGCAGTGAGATTATTTCCCTAGAAAAGCAGTTGAAATCATCCTGA